The nucleotide sequence ACTTGGACGCGCCTATCAGGCGGGTTGCCTCACTTGATTCACCGGTATCCTTCAATCCCGGACAGGAACAGTACATCCTGGTCAATCCGGAAAAAATCAGGGCGGCTGCCCTGGAGATGATGGGCAAATAAGTCAACCAGCGATAGAAGAACAGTGGAGGTACCAGTATGGCTGTGGCCGTAATCTTCCCCAAACTTGACGAGGCAATGACCAGCGGCAAAATCGTCCGCTGGCTCAAGAATGAGGGAGAGCAGGTGGAAAAAGGGGAAATCATTCTGGAGATTGAGAGCGAAAAGACTTCCTTCGAACTTGAAGCCGAAACTTCGGGTATTCTGAGCAACGTAATGGCCCAGCCGGGCGACGAGGTA is from Chloroflexota bacterium and encodes:
- a CDS encoding biotin/lipoyl-binding protein codes for the protein MAVAVIFPKLDEAMTSGKIVRWLKNEGEQVEKGEIILEIESEKTSFELEAETSGILSNVMAQPGDEV